The following nucleotide sequence is from Trifolium pratense cultivar HEN17-A07 linkage group LG2, ARS_RC_1.1, whole genome shotgun sequence.
ttccacttaattattggttgccgttctattgctccacacatcaagttcttttattggtgtgattttatagacgaattcacaacagtaACCTTGACAACCCTTATAAAAGGCCTTTGTCTTAATAATGACATTCAGAAAGCATTGTACTTTCATGATGATCTTATCACAAAGGGTTTTCAGTTGGATCATGTTAGTTACGGGACATTGATTAATCGCTTGTGTAAAATGGGACATACAACAAATGCCCTCCAACTGTTGAGACAACTCAAACAAGGATCAGTCAAGCCTGATGTGGTAATTTACAATACAATCATTGATAGCATGTGCAAAGCTAAGCTTGTAGATGATGCTTGTGAATTATTTTCTGAAATGGTTAACAAGGGAATTTTTCCAGACGTTGTCACTTATAGTGCTCTAATCTATGGTTTTTGTATTgtgaataaattaaaagaagcaATTGTTTTGTTGAACGAAATGGTATCGAAAAACATCAACCCAAATGTTTATACCTTTAGTATATTGATCGATGCGTTTTGTAAGgagggaaagatgaaagaaGCTAAAAGTGTGTTAGCTATGATGATGAAACAAGGCATGAAACCTGATGTAGTTACTTATAATACTTTAATGGATGGGTTCTGCCTTCGTAATGAAGTGAGCAAGGCCAAATATATATTCAACACTATGGTCCAAAGAGGAATGATGCCCGATGTTAAGAGCTACAGTATTATGATCAATGGGTTCTGTAAGAGTGAAATGGTGGATGAAGCCATCAAACTCTTTGAagaaatgtatttaaaaaatattattcctAATACATGTAACATACAACACTCTTATTGATGGCTTGTGCAAATCAGGGAGAATACATTGCAGCATCATTATGTGCATGCCAAGTCATCTAGCTAGTGAATCTAATGGAAGAAATGACAGGTGAAGATCATGGATCAGTGACCATGAATTAATATAGATAACATCTCAACAATAAATTTGGCTAAGAATATTGTAGCACATGGCAGGAGCGAGCATATAGAGATGAGATTTCATCACTCAGAGAATGGGTCAATAATGACAAATTATGCTTGAAGCATTGTAGAAGTGGAGAGCAGCTTGCTGATATTCTTACAAAGACAGTGCAAATAAAAGTGTACAAGAAGCTAAGAAACATGATGGGCTTAGAATCATTAGCAACATTGAATTAAATGGTGTGTTAGTTTATAATTCAAGTGTTGCAATTTACTTGTGTTACAAGCAATAGCTTGTTTTAAAGTGTTTTGATTGGTTGTTAAGTGTAACTGACTGGACAAAAGTTAGTTAGAGAGTCAGTTAGTGATTAGTAGTTATCTAATAATTAGGGAGTTTGTTAGAAGTTACAAGTGTGTAACTTAGGGTGCAAGTAGGGAGTTATCTAATAATTAGTTGTTAGTAGTTATCTAATAATTAGGGAGTTTGCATCtattttaattgattcaattctTGTGGTGTGAATAAAATAACAAAGTTTCCCTAATAGtgtattcatcttcttcctctctctTCCAAATCAATTCCTCCATTGCTGATCAATTTTTGAGTTcatagttttttcattttgttctaCTGGTTTCTGTGCTCATTGGCGCACCCAGAGCCTACCAGTTTTGTGTGTGTGATTCATAGAGTGAGATTGTGTTCCAATAATAATAACCATCCACTACCTCATAAATGATAAGTTAAAAATCTGAATAGtcaaattctttatttttatgaattcttctcttttttatgtATAAATGAACATATTTTTATGATCTGTTCATTCCATGATCTCTTTTTAAACtacaaatacaaaatatttatgaTTATTCCATAATCTATCACACCCCGTCAAAATGGAAGGGTCACCGAAAgactaatttctttttaatcGATCATTGGAGGTAGACATTATTAAGGTTTGATTTATGAAACTTTGCTCTATATGATTTTCATTCTTCTTTGTCTTCTCTTtttgaatatgatttttttttttgcttaaatgaAATTGAGTCTTGAATGATTGTGTTAGTGGCTTCATTAACTCAATTGTAGGAAGAGAAAACAAGAAGTAGATATTGCATTGAAGGTGTTTCATGTTTTGTCTAGCTTGGTTTGACTTTGGATTTTAAAGTTTATTCTTGGCTAAATGTCTGTTTAATTCATTTTCCTTGATTAATCTTCCTCCTAGAAGCTTTTTTAGTATTAAAATTGTGAACTATGGTGAGCTTATCATTgtaattcaaaaccaaaaatgGATTCACATTTTGCTGGATCTCTTTGGGAATTAGTTCGGGAATGGGTTGACATTTCTCCGGTGGATTCTACTACTTTGCATGATCATTTTGCCCAGTTTACAGCTTCTTGCAGGTGTATCTCGAGCGCGGCGGTCCTTTCTGCAGCTTCTTTGACTCGTTTGTGCTTGGGTGGTATGAACATAGAGAAATCATCGtttgttcaaaggctcaacaGACACACCTCATCTTTTATTGGataagatcaagcttttctcttttaggtggttgaagacgacgagtatCACGTTagtttcaaactaccatagctggctGTCTAGTCAATTGTTGTGTTTGAGCcttgtttgatttgattgtgATTGCATCTCTTTAACTctattgtaaacttttgtagtctatctCGGTACGccttgtgctggggaggctgtttgtgttaatatattccattttagtttcttaaaaaaaaaaggattaaattaaactcattaatattcaccaaaaaaaataaaaaaaattaaactcattaaTGTTGTTGAACCTCTTGTATTGATTGTTTTTAAATCATTGTTTTCAAGTCTATttggttttgtttatgtttatttcaTCTTCAACTAAAACCCCCTTAGaccttttaattttgtttttaaatttggtTAAATTTCAAGGTTGGTCAATTGGGAAACGATCTGGGTTGTCAGTGCCACTTTTACTATAAGTAGTGTTTTAACTCggttttattaattttggtgAGTTCGATGTGACATAACCCTTCAACAAACTCTTAAATTACAATTTTACTTTTAAGGAGAActttaaataattcattttcactatatttattattttttttaaaaaaataaaatgttaaaacgACGTAGTTCTAAacctatacttttttttaaaaaaagtaaaaaaataaaaatccatgCAATACAAGTTCATGCGTGTATGAGTTGAGGATATCCGAAACAAATTGGGTATGATATTAAGAGCATGGTGGTACGAGGATACGTGAATCCCATGAGGTTTGAGAATGAGGAAGACAAAACTCGTCTCTGTTGTCATGGTTACTCTCAAATAAGTTCTTGACTTtgtagatattttaaaaaaagtttacttGTTTAAgcagtcaaaaaaaaagttggtcCATATATTTAACCACTTACTATCAATTaaatcattatattttaataatttactattaattttttttgacagaatttaCTATTAATTTGATATCTAACTTTACTAGCTTAATATTAATTTCCAACTTACTCAAAAAgactaagagtgtgtttggtaGATctaataagttagcttatagcttattgaattGACTTATAAGCATGttcgaaaaaaataaatgtgtttggtaaaatcTTTGTTCGgaaaaaataaatgtgtttggCAAAATCTTTTCttattagcttatagctttttttgatatattatttcaagtagcgtttgagcttatagctttttatgGTTATTTCCATAtctaacctttaatttaattttattatattttataaaataaaaaaactacccactaacataGTGTTTTTTTACGTCTTTTTATATCCatcattttaaaaactaatttaccaaacactttagcTTTTCAGACATCataataagctagcttttcagctatctgCTAGCTTATCAGTTTAATTTTGCCAAACGAAACttaaaatggaaattttttGACGAAGTCCTTAGAGACCAGAGAGTATACAAACCCCACACGGCCACACCCAGATCAATATTAGAGAGTATACTTACTCTTGCAGAAAATTGATCATAAACTACTTGAAAGACGACGTCGTTGAGTAGTTCATGCGTGGCTTTCTTCTGCAATTGAATTTCACGCTGCGACTgcgaacaagaagaagaaaatgtcaTCACTGTTTATGAGATTAACAAGGTTTCCTTCAAAACCCTTTTTTCCCTTTACTTTAAGGTTATTCTCTCACTCTCACAATGTTAATGTTAATGATGTTAATGATGATGCTATTTACTCATTCAATCGAATGCTACAAATGCGTAATACTCCTTCCATTATTGAATTTAACAAGATTTTATGTTCCCTTGTTAAAATGAAGAATAATTACTCAACTGTTATTTCCCTTTCCCAACAAATGGAATTCCATGGAATTAGACCTGACATTTTAACTATCACCATTTTGATCAATTGTTATTGTCACATTGGTCAAATGACTTATGCATTTTCTCTATTGGGAAAGATTCTTAAGATGGGTTATCAGCCGAATATCGTAACCTTGACAACCCTTATAAAAGGCCTTTGTCTTAAAAATGACATTCAGAAAGCATTGTACTTTCATGATGATCTTATCGCTAAGGGATTTCAGCTCAACCAGGTTAGTTACGGGACATTGATCAATGGGTTGTCTAAAATGGGTCAAACAACAGCTGCCCTCCAACTGTTGAGACGGCTCGAAAAAGGATCAGTCAAGCCTGATTTAGTAATTTACAGTACAATCATTGACAGCATGTGCAAAGATAAGCTTGTAGATGATGCTTGTGAATTATTTTCTGAAATGGTTAACAAGGGAATTTTTCCAAACGTTGTCACTTATAGTGCTCTAATCTATGGTTTTTGTATTgtgaataaattaaaagaagcaATTGTTTTGTTGAACGAAATGGTATCGAAAAACATCAACCCAGATGTTTATACCTTTAGTATATTGATTGATGCGTTTTGTAAAgagggaaagatgaaagaaGCTAAAAGTATGTTAGCTGTGATGATGAAACAAGGTACGAAACCTAATGTAATTACTTATAATACTTTAATGGATGGGTTCTGCCTTCGTAATGAAGTGAAAAAGGCATTACATATATTTAACACTATGATTCAAAGGGGAGTGATGCCCGATGTTAAGAGCTACAACATCATGATAAATGGATTTTGTAAGAGTGAAATGGTGGATGAAGCCATCAAACTCTTTGAagaaatgtatttaaaaaatatgattccTAATACAGTAACATACAACACTCTTATTGATGGCTTGTGCAAATCAGGGAGAATTGCATATGCTTGGGAGCTTGTAGATGAGATGTGTGACAGAGGCCAACCGCCCAATGTAATCACCTACAATTCCTTCTTGCACACTTTGTGCAAAAATCATGAACTTGACAAGGCAATTGCATTAGTCAAGAAAATTAACGACCAAGGTATCATGCCAAATTTGTACACGTACAGTACCCTAATTGATGGACTTTGCAAAGGTGGGAGGCTTAATGATGCACTAAAGGTTTTTAATAATCTTTTGGCTAAAGGATACAATCTAGATGTCGTAACGTACACAACTATGATTTGTGGACTTTGTAATGAGGGCTTGTTTGAAGAAGCATTTGTTTTGCTGTCAAAAATGGAAGATAAGGGCTGCTTTCCTAATGCCTTCACTTTTGAAATAATGATTTCTACTCTCTTTGAAAGAGGTGAGAATGATAAAGCAGAGAAACTTCTTCGTCAAATGATTGCTAGAGGCCTGCTATAAGAGTAAATACATGTATGTCTTTTTCTAGTTATCCAttgttattttgaattttaattataatcatCGTGAAATGATTTCTTATCAGTTATTTGTTTGCTGTTATTAATTTACTGTGGTAAATAGTGATAGTTGCATTTTCTGTTTTCTATTAGTACACCCGATTGTGTATCGGTAATTGTTCAATGCCCTATATATGTAGAATCTCGATTTcccttcttttctttgtttttcatTGAAAACTGATTGTATTACAGGTATTAAATTCTTATATGATGATTCAAGGAGTTGAGTTTTGTAATGGTCTTGTTGCTActgatttttttggttatcaAATGTTTATAATTAATCAGGGCTTAAGTGGTAGTTTATTAGGATAGTCGTCCAATCTGTGTAAGCACGAGCCTTTTCTTTCCTCCGCTTCCTTTATCATTATGCCGTTTTCCCAtttttagtaataaaaaaacCAGCAGTAAGACCAAACTTAGAGTGAGCAGCATAATATGAGAGAACTCTCTAATGATGGACAGAATACAAATAATAGAGAAAAACTGAATAACGGCATGCTAATCACATATAAATACAATGTCTGCCTTATCCTTCCTCTCTCATATAAgaacacaaaaataattttcttttgaattgcCAGATATACATATACTTTTGAATAATTTTCCTATGAAGTTGGTCTCTGCCATTATATAGACTATTATTCTTTGTGCTATGCTAATTcaacaagaaaatatatttgttattcaaCTTGGTTGAGGATGGTGCTTTACTTCATATATGGTTTTGGCTACAATGTACTTGACAATTATGCAGTCGAAGATGTGTTAATTTTTTGTCTCTGTtactgtcaatttttttttaagtctcAAATAACAAGTCACATAGAGTGGAACATAAACGTGAGCATTTTTTTCCCTTCTTCCACTATTGTTAGCTAGGAAGTTACAATCATGGAAACTACAGCTGAGTTTTATAGTTGTACTACTACTATATGtaccattaataaaaaaaagtgttttccCTCCGATTTGCGGATGcataaaaaaagtgtttttaccattaatattttttggttaTCTTGTTAAATAATTGGTTTATGACTTTAGAACATTTTAAATGCAGTGGTTTTCTTATGGAAACAAAAGTTCCTCCCAACTCATGTCTCTCTATCACAACTTATTTCCACttacaaaaaattgatgataaactACTTGAAAGACGACGTCGTTGAGTTCGTGCGTGGCTTTCTTCTCGCTgcgaacaagaagaagaaaatgtcaTCACTGTTTATGAGATTAACAAGGTTTCCTGTTCATGTGATGGCTTGAACAACCACCAAAGAATCCACATTCAATTCCACATGCGAAAAATTAAAACTTCTAGCATAAATGAGTCCTTCAAAAACTCTCCAAAACTCTGCTAAATATGCACTACCAAAGCCGACAAGTTTAGCAAATCCACCCAAGCATTCACCATCACTCCCTCTAATAATTCCATCACATCCAATCGAGCCATCTTCACTACGAGCCCCGTCCGTATTCAATCTAACCAAATTCTCTATATTTGTATGGGATTTGTACTTTTCGCACTCCCTGCAATGTCTCAGTCACCCCCTGAAATGACCAAACTATCTTTCTCGCTTTGTAGGATGCGAGCACGTCGATCGCGTTGCAGAAGGCTAGGTTGTATATGTAGGTGGCCTTTGAATTCACCCACCCCAAACATTTAACATGTTCGCTATCTAAGATGCGAACACATCTTATTTTAAAAGCATCGCCGTCTAGGATGCGAACACGTCTTAATTATAAGAcgtcttcatcttcttctttcccaTTTCAACGATTTCTGAAAAACTAGGAGGAGTATTGGCCTACTGGTAAACTGGTAAAATTGAAGGTTTATTGGCCGTTTGTGGTTGAAAACAACAAAAGGAAGTTATGTTTTAAAACACAATACTCCCAAACCCATTGCCCAAACCCTCAATTCTCCCAAAACCTTAGTTCATCAAAATTGAAGGTTTCTTGGTCGTTTAGGGTCGCAATAATCAAAGGAGCAAAGAGTAATATAAGGTAAAGGCTTCCTTCCcgtttatttttctatattcatGACTGTGTTGGTTCGCGTTGTGGTCGGCGAACAGTGAACCTGTGTTCGCTTACCGGATAGCGATACGAATTAATCGTTCGCTTCACAGTAAGCGAGCGTATATTCTGCCTGCTGTTTCTTTTGTTGTCATTTGGTTTGGATAGTAGGTGTAGGAATAAatttgttggaaaatatttagtttcctagtttgttatttctagaagattctaagcttatctattattttcttttatgtttgtactcttcctatttaaaccagccttgagctgaggaataacacacaacaatattcacttattattttctacatggtatcgagagctcccgattttgggggtctcgcttctgcaaaaccctagccgccgtcgtgTTTACAATCTGACCACGACAACTGATTTTTGTGTGCGGCACTGTTCATCGTGATACTGTTTATGCGCACTGTTCATTCGCTGATACTGTTCATCGGCGGTACTGTTTAAACGCACTGTTCGTTACGTTGTACTGTTCATGACGGTACTGTTCACCGGCGGTACTGTTCATTACGTGATTACTGTTCATGAGTACCGTTCACCACACTACTTTTCCTTTGCTCCTTCCGGTACTACTtggctaagattattaattatgacgtttttttattctcgacgacgatcatccactttcaaataccgtcgtgaatgcaaatattgtcatcgtttgggacatactatttttcaatgttggaaattacatggtcttccgcgaccttcaaatcagaagaacaaaggtggaggtgagggtcatacattccaagccagtaattctgatcaagagcatcagtcttcttcaattcagctttcattcacgatggaacaactagacagactgtacaaaattcttgaatctaacactctttctggctctgttgcccccaaaggtacttctgccctttttagtgtcagtcccagtcgtgcttggatagtagattcgggtgcaagtgatcacatgacaggtgattctactctgttttcttcttatagtccatgtgcaggtaaccataaaataaaaattacggatggatccttttcagccattgcgggtaaaggttcggttgtgttgtctccaagtctaacccttaaagatgttctttatgtcccaaatctatcttgtagtctcatgtctgtcagtaaattagcccaagatagaaattgtcaaactaattttttccgtACTCATTGcgtttttcaggatttgaactcggggaagatgattggtagtgctaaggagagtggaggactctactacttcgacattgaacctgaatcacaactaccttccaaaccaataagttcatgctttgaatcttttttagttctgaataataataatgatgatgttatgttatggcattcacgattaggtcatcctagttttccttatttaaaacacttatttcctgagttatttcgtaataaggatttatctttgtttaaatgtgaagcatgtgaatttgcaaaacatcaacgttctcattttccattacagccctacaaaccatcaaaacctttttctgttattcacagtgatgtttggggctctaaccgaacgagtacactttctcataaaaaatggtttatcacatttatagatgatcactcAAGAGGAAATCTGACATTTGTCAGGccgtaaaagattttgttaagatggtgcaaaatcaatttcaaacaaatattcaagtatttagatgtgataacggcaaagaatattttaacacaatgttgagtgatttttttcgtgaaaatggaattgtgcatcaaagttcatgtcctaacactccccaacaaaatggagttgcagaaagaaaaaataggcacttgttggaggtggctagagctttacttttcgcaagtaaagtaccaaattatttgtgggatgaagcagttttaactgctgcatacttaattaacagagtgccctccaaagttcttaattttaaaactccaattcatattttcaatgaatgttttcctaatgatcgtgtttcaaatgatttgaccttaaaaatctttggttgcactgcatttgttcatgaacataagaatattagcaaactcgaaccgcgtgctataaaatgtgtttttgttgggtattctccaacccagaagggatataaatgttttgatccaaaaaaccagaaaatatttgtcaccatggatgttacattctttgaaaacaaacctttttttgacacgcatcttcaggggggaaatttaaatgaagattcgtctcaaactgaggacatgagtttttttaactcgtttcaaactgaggacatgagtttttttaactcgtttcaaactgaggacatgagtttttttaataatttatctttgccggtatcacaaagttctaagacttatacttctacaccaacgaaaaatggccatgattctttatctaatcctactcctATTATGAGTAGTGAGCTTGGTGAATCCGGGCCTACAatttctcatgaagaaaacaacgagaatcttgaaaacaatgataatgatgatctaattgaaatgccacaaaataatgagtcatataaagataataggtttgaagcaggaaacaagacttggaaaggaaaggtttttgtgagaaagaatcacaaagaaagtgatgagtccacatctcaacactgtcatgaatctgaattgggggatgatcaacttcctaaaaaaaagaaaaggtaagtctatctctgtttcttagagtcgtattttgtatcctgatatcgatgatcctgtggctgttagaaaacctgttagatcttgcactaaatacccattgtccaattttatatcatattcaaatttgtctttgttgggtttttgtatattggctacattttgcaaaaacatattttagccaagtgttgagacaagtgtgctgaccccaagtgttgtgacaaatgttgtgacactttggaacaacacctgactctgttctgcgcgcgccagctggatgttattattttctactcaatcttttgaagatctgtttgaagaattatgtcaaggtttcttacagaggaaggcgcacgtgtttaatgtgtttcatgaggcagctaaaccctagttttattttccaaaagaattatatttttggaaaatatatttttgcggtttcaaaaatataactattgttttcaaaaatatatcactgctgccgcaattctagaagccctaattttgtcttgaagcccaagtcgttct
It contains:
- the LOC123911234 gene encoding pentatricopeptide repeat-containing protein At1g62670, mitochondrial-like isoform X1 — protein: MSSLFMRLTRFPSKPFFPFTLRLFSHSHNVNVNDVNDDAIYSFNRMLQMRNTPSIIEFNKILCSLVKMKNNYSTVISLSQQMEFHGIRPDILTITILINCYCHIGQMTYAFSLLGKILKMGYQPNIVTLTTLIKGLCLKNDIQKALYFHDDLIAKGFQLNQVSYGTLINGLSKMGQTTAALQLLRRLEKGSVKPDLVIYSTIIDSMCKDKLVDDACELFSEMVNKGIFPNVVTYSALIYGFCIVNKLKEAIVLLNEMVSKNINPDVYTFSILIDAFCKEGKMKEAKSMLAVMMKQGTKPNVITYNTLMDGFCLRNEVKKALHIFNTMIQRGVMPDVKSYNIMINGFCKSEMVDEAIKLFEEMYLKNMIPNTVTYNTLIDGLCKSGRIAYAWELVDEMCDRGQPPNVITYNSFLHTLCKNHELDKAIALVKKINDQGIMPNLYTYSTLIDGLCKGGRLNDALKVFNNLLAKGYNLDVVTYTTMICGLCNEGLFEEAFVLLSKMEDKGCFPNAFTFEIMISTLFERGENDKAEKLLRQMIARGLL